A genome region from Salinigranum halophilum includes the following:
- a CDS encoding cyclase family protein, whose amino-acid sequence MTFIDLSHSFEDEMPGFRMENEDGTVTEYTAEIQPFFTHEESESHYDGEAAFEVTEVTFQTSVGTYLDSPYHRYPDGRDIGDLDIDELVLPGVVVEARGLEPGDELDVDVLPTDRTLSNRAVLFNFGWDDHWGTEQYRSYPFLSEALIDRLIDENVGLVGVDTINIDDHRNPSRPAHTRLLDEDVFIVENMTGLDALHGESFRLFAVPVKAEQTAAMPIRAFAELR is encoded by the coding sequence ATGACTTTCATAGATCTCAGCCATTCGTTTGAGGACGAGATGCCGGGCTTCCGTATGGAAAATGAAGACGGGACAGTTACCGAGTATACGGCAGAGATACAACCGTTCTTCACTCACGAAGAGTCCGAATCACACTACGACGGAGAGGCCGCGTTCGAGGTCACGGAGGTCACGTTTCAGACATCGGTCGGCACGTACCTCGACTCGCCGTATCATCGATATCCAGATGGTCGTGACATTGGTGACCTCGATATCGACGAACTCGTGTTACCGGGTGTCGTCGTTGAAGCCCGGGGGCTGGAGCCAGGTGATGAACTCGATGTTGATGTGTTGCCCACCGACCGGACTCTCAGCAATCGGGCTGTCCTGTTCAACTTCGGGTGGGACGACCACTGGGGCACAGAACAGTATCGGTCATATCCGTTTCTCTCGGAGGCGCTAATCGACAGGCTAATCGATGAAAACGTGGGTCTTGTCGGTGTCGATACGATCAACATCGATGATCACCGCAATCCGTCACGACCTGCACATACGCGCCTTCTCGACGAGGACGTCTTTATCGTCGAGAATATGACCGGGCTGGACGCGCTTCACGGAGAGTCCTTCCGGCTGTTTGCGGTCCCAGTTAAAGCGGAACAGACGGCTGCGATGCCAATTCGGGCCTTTGCAGAACTACGCTGA
- the cas2 gene encoding CRISPR-associated endonuclease Cas2, which produces MQVIVVYDVPADRTHVYRKLLRRRLEHLQYSVFYGQLTPGQVEAMKNEIESELEDDDSIVVFETTNQAAFDFTTFGAAEAPGSRFT; this is translated from the coding sequence ATGCAAGTCATTGTTGTGTACGATGTCCCAGCCGACCGAACGCACGTCTATCGCAAGCTGCTGCGAAGACGTCTTGAACACCTCCAGTACTCCGTGTTCTATGGGCAACTCACTCCAGGACAGGTTGAGGCCATGAAAAACGAGATTGAGTCGGAGTTGGAGGATGATGATTCGATCGTGGTCTTCGAGACAACAAACCAGGCGGCGTTCGATTTCACAACGTTCGGCGCTGCAGAGGCTCCTGGAAGCCGGTTTACCTGA
- the cas1b gene encoding type I-B CRISPR-associated endonuclease Cas1b: MTKPNHHIFADGELSRNESTLRIDTLDGETKYLPVESVDSLYLHGQIDFNTRALGLLNDHGVPVHVFGWKDYYKGSYLPKRGQVSGNTVVEQVRAYDDKRRLRIAHQVIEASIHNMRANIRYYSSRKGDFSTTLDKLSELKERVTSTETIDNLRAVEGNARKQYYRCFDTILREPFALERREYNPPSNEANALVSFLNGMVYTTCVSAIRKTALDPTVGFVHEPGERRFTLSLDIADIFKPILADRLVFRLVNRQQITVDDFESDLDGCLLTEDGRLTVLQEYEETLDRTIEHPRLNRKVSFKTLVQTDVYSLKKHLLTGEPYQATERWW; encoded by the coding sequence ATGACAAAACCAAATCATCATATCTTCGCTGATGGGGAATTGTCCCGCAATGAGAGTACACTGAGAATCGACACCCTTGACGGAGAGACAAAGTACCTCCCGGTCGAATCCGTCGATTCGTTGTATCTCCACGGGCAGATTGATTTCAACACCCGTGCGCTGGGGCTATTGAACGACCACGGCGTTCCGGTACACGTCTTCGGTTGGAAGGATTACTACAAAGGGTCATACCTTCCGAAACGAGGCCAAGTCTCGGGGAATACAGTTGTCGAACAAGTGCGGGCTTACGATGATAAGCGACGACTAAGGATTGCTCACCAGGTCATTGAAGCGAGCATCCACAATATGCGGGCTAATATTCGGTATTACTCTAGCCGCAAAGGAGATTTCTCCACCACGTTGGACAAGCTCAGCGAACTAAAGGAACGAGTCACCAGTACAGAGACAATCGACAATCTCCGAGCTGTTGAGGGGAATGCACGGAAACAGTACTATCGGTGTTTCGACACGATTCTTCGCGAACCCTTTGCGTTGGAAAGGCGTGAGTACAACCCACCGTCAAACGAGGCAAACGCGCTTGTGTCGTTTCTCAATGGAATGGTCTACACGACGTGTGTATCCGCGATTAGGAAAACCGCACTCGACCCAACCGTCGGGTTCGTTCATGAACCCGGAGAGCGACGATTCACCCTTTCGCTCGATATCGCAGACATATTTAAGCCGATTCTTGCGGATCGGCTCGTGTTCCGGTTGGTGAACCGCCAACAGATAACCGTTGATGATTTTGAATCTGACTTAGACGGGTGTCTCCTAACCGAGGACGGTCGTCTGACGGTTCTGCAGGAGTATGAAGAGACTCTCGATCGGACAATTGAGCATCCACGACTCAACCGGAAAGTGAGCTTCAAAACATTGGTCCAGACAGATGTGTACAGTCTAAAAAAGCACCTCCTAACTGGAGAACCATATCAAGCAACAGAGCGGTGGTGGTAA
- the cas4 gene encoding CRISPR-associated protein Cas4, translating into MSTGDRIDEYTQEEREIGTRPATPVTGLMVQYYHVCERELWFMSRGIDIDRETTNIQRGTHVDETSYQDSRRSFMIGNRIQLDLLDSGAVMEIKVSSTLEKPARMQLLFYLWFLKYVYDIEKDGVLAYPTERKRESVRLDERATAEVERTIIGILDLVAEETPPELSKKPYCDSCLYQDLCWM; encoded by the coding sequence ATGAGTACTGGTGATCGGATTGATGAGTACACCCAAGAAGAGCGTGAGATTGGGACCCGACCAGCAACGCCGGTCACTGGGCTGATGGTACAGTATTACCATGTTTGTGAGCGGGAGCTGTGGTTCATGTCTCGTGGAATCGATATCGACCGCGAAACGACGAACATTCAACGTGGCACTCACGTTGACGAAACAAGCTATCAGGACTCACGCCGGTCGTTCATGATCGGCAATCGTATTCAACTTGATTTGCTCGATTCAGGGGCTGTAATGGAAATAAAGGTGTCTTCCACATTAGAAAAGCCAGCTCGAATGCAGCTTCTGTTCTACTTGTGGTTCCTGAAATACGTCTATGATATCGAGAAAGACGGCGTTCTTGCATACCCAACCGAGCGAAAACGGGAATCGGTGCGGTTGGATGAACGGGCTACCGCCGAGGTTGAGCGGACCATCATCGGAATTCTTGATTTAGTGGCAGAAGAGACACCCCCCGAGTTGTCAAAGAAACCATACTGCGATTCCTGTCTGTATCAAGACCTCTGTTGGATGTAA
- a CDS encoding CRISPR-associated endonuclease Cas3'', protein MDPPLISHPTAGTTHDYPSSQLTSRGDLRLTAHSSVVADRATRLFGPTDERASYLHAAATLHDFGKATPQFQAYVRPGEHYEGPDEERFHARLGALATWFVLAEQGAPPRDCLAATLAVARHHQALPDAAPYTVDTLAEAFTGPVIRAQCASISDEWPVAAAELLNLTGVAVSWEKFEAWVNDGAIAEDLYDAAARRELTGPESNARQLPERLYDRTLHYWAAITLADKSHAMDITPEHIFDIETLDRATIEDYVQSLRNDSAETSEQTALNTDRERARRQALRGVHEWIGDGTPIATLTLPTGLGKTLTGLSAAFEARDMLTEGGSEHPIVYALPYTSIIEQTRALFEDPDLWGADPTQSGLTVHHYLSETVVYHGEQDTSDVGDSDANESAQLLGESWRDGTILTTFVQLFESLTGPSNRQGLKLSALDEGLVILDEPQALPKAWWDAIARELDLLTDEYGTRIIAMTATQPSLLRDLETVSLLEAGEIHEEDGCQWCATGPEYSRTLPPVAETAYFERAERVRYTIDETALSHQLAVEDTYLEHQTAADRIHRATTDDGSVLTVCNTIESSQTLTTHLCNHGDVTHLGDTIEAVVRERNVTAFEPAVTSTQIAQEVLARHDLQEREPPESRGETTAGPFVLTLNSRYRPFDRQVIIELADTLSTSAVPFVLVSTQAIEAGVDLSFKRVYRDIAPLDSIVQAAGRCNRSYEWGQNGGRVTVWTLGPPNDESTHPPAHYVYNRGIPAHLQLIADVLATVENPTDISDVDFSKRAVDRYFDALSDKSLSSTEIRENIDLANAAWLARQSLIGGYQTVDVLVAVTDAEVEFVNTLTERFTQGDVTAYDELDTASRMRVSLPATIVEDAPGIARLDGKRRNEDGVNVFCYVEDSALQYSLTDGGLQGREDSVGGRFTL, encoded by the coding sequence ATGGACCCACCGCTTATTTCACACCCTACTGCAGGAACGACCCACGACTATCCCTCGTCACAACTTACCTCGCGTGGCGACCTTCGGCTCACCGCACATAGCTCAGTCGTCGCCGATAGAGCCACCCGACTGTTTGGGCCGACTGACGAGCGGGCGTCCTACCTTCACGCGGCGGCGACACTCCATGACTTCGGGAAGGCCACACCGCAGTTCCAAGCCTATGTGCGTCCTGGAGAGCATTACGAAGGACCCGACGAAGAACGCTTTCACGCCCGGCTGGGTGCCCTCGCGACGTGGTTTGTCCTCGCAGAACAGGGAGCCCCACCACGGGACTGTCTCGCGGCGACACTAGCGGTTGCTCGCCATCATCAGGCCCTTCCAGACGCGGCACCGTACACGGTCGATACGCTTGCAGAAGCGTTTACTGGACCTGTGATTCGTGCCCAGTGCGCCTCCATCAGTGACGAGTGGCCGGTTGCTGCGGCCGAACTACTCAACCTTACCGGAGTGGCTGTGTCGTGGGAGAAGTTCGAGGCCTGGGTCAACGACGGGGCCATCGCCGAGGACCTGTACGATGCGGCCGCTCGACGCGAACTCACAGGGCCAGAATCGAACGCTAGACAGCTTCCGGAGCGGTTGTACGACCGTACACTGCACTACTGGGCGGCCATCACGCTGGCGGATAAGAGCCACGCGATGGATATCACTCCTGAACACATATTCGATATCGAGACCCTTGACCGGGCCACGATTGAAGACTATGTCCAGAGTCTGAGGAATGACTCTGCAGAGACTTCGGAACAAACGGCACTCAATACTGATCGCGAACGCGCCCGACGGCAAGCACTCCGTGGAGTTCACGAGTGGATTGGAGACGGCACCCCGATTGCAACCTTGACGCTCCCGACGGGGCTCGGAAAGACACTGACGGGACTTTCAGCTGCGTTTGAGGCCCGTGATATGCTCACGGAAGGAGGGTCAGAGCACCCAATCGTGTACGCGCTGCCGTACACCTCGATTATCGAACAGACGAGGGCGCTCTTTGAAGACCCCGACCTATGGGGTGCAGACCCAACCCAGTCAGGTCTGACGGTTCATCACTATCTGAGTGAGACTGTCGTCTACCACGGCGAACAAGACACGAGTGATGTCGGAGATTCGGACGCAAACGAGAGTGCGCAGTTGTTGGGAGAGTCGTGGCGGGATGGCACGATTCTCACGACGTTCGTCCAACTCTTTGAGAGTCTGACTGGCCCCTCGAACAGACAAGGACTGAAGCTGTCAGCGCTGGATGAGGGCCTCGTCATCTTAGACGAACCACAAGCGCTGCCAAAGGCGTGGTGGGATGCCATTGCGCGTGAATTGGACTTGCTGACCGACGAGTATGGGACGCGAATCATCGCGATGACTGCGACCCAACCCAGTCTCCTTCGTGACTTAGAAACCGTCTCGCTACTAGAGGCGGGTGAAATCCACGAGGAAGACGGCTGCCAGTGGTGTGCAACAGGCCCAGAGTACTCGAGGACTCTCCCACCGGTTGCTGAAACAGCGTATTTCGAGCGCGCCGAGCGTGTCCGGTACACAATCGACGAGACGGCGCTCAGTCACCAACTCGCTGTCGAGGATACATATCTCGAGCATCAGACGGCAGCCGACCGAATTCACCGTGCAACAACCGACGATGGCTCGGTTCTTACGGTGTGCAATACGATTGAGAGTTCGCAAACCCTGACCACACACCTCTGTAACCACGGAGATGTCACACACCTCGGTGACACTATCGAGGCAGTTGTACGCGAGCGGAATGTCACCGCATTCGAGCCAGCGGTGACATCGACCCAGATTGCTCAGGAAGTGCTCGCGAGACACGATCTCCAAGAGCGTGAGCCGCCTGAATCACGGGGTGAAACAACGGCCGGGCCGTTCGTGTTGACCCTCAATTCGCGGTATCGGCCATTCGACCGGCAAGTCATCATCGAGCTAGCCGATACCCTCTCTACGAGTGCCGTCCCCTTCGTGTTGGTCTCGACGCAAGCAATCGAAGCGGGTGTCGACCTCAGCTTCAAGCGTGTCTACCGAGATATCGCACCGTTAGATAGCATCGTCCAAGCTGCTGGCCGCTGTAATCGGTCATATGAGTGGGGGCAGAACGGAGGGCGAGTCACCGTCTGGACGCTGGGCCCACCGAACGATGAGTCCACGCACCCACCGGCTCACTACGTGTACAACCGCGGGATTCCCGCTCACCTCCAGCTAATCGCTGATGTTCTTGCGACGGTCGAGAATCCCACAGACATCTCCGATGTTGATTTCTCGAAACGAGCGGTCGACAGGTACTTCGACGCACTCAGTGACAAGTCACTCAGTTCGACAGAAATCAGAGAGAATATCGACCTCGCAAATGCAGCTTGGCTGGCCCGGCAGTCACTCATCGGTGGTTACCAGACAGTCGATGTGCTTGTGGCTGTAACCGACGCCGAGGTCGAGTTCGTGAATACACTCACTGAGCGGTTTACGCAGGGGGATGTGACCGCGTACGACGAGTTGGATACAGCGTCCCGAATGCGTGTCTCGCTTCCAGCCACGATCGTCGAAGACGCGCCAGGGATTGCACGACTCGACGGGAAAAGACGGAATGAAGACGGGGTCAATGTGTTCTGTTACGTTGAGGACTCGGCATTACAGTATTCGCTGACGGATGGGGGCCTTCAGGGACGCGAAGACAGCGTCGGTGGTCGGTTCACCCTCTAA
- the cas5b gene encoding type I-B CRISPR-associated protein Cas5b, which yields MAPTIDDDGVPDRCLSFTIRSTWGHFKRVGRSVTKQTYRIPPRTTVAGLLAAIVGADRDSYYDIFSADNSAVAITPLSNLRTVNIPTTGLGTDPKQDVTTTAGHWASYQLTYQETDRDRQLHAYEVLADPSYRIDVALEDEAFYSTLREHLINGTAIYTPSLGKSEYLATIEDVKADRTPTTHGVDGSLDIDSVVPISLSDAVPQGGVTYGTERSPAIMEADGDGRRTTRFDDYVYAQQGPKPVRVREDTDIVPVEIGERTVVFR from the coding sequence ATGGCACCTACCATCGACGACGATGGCGTTCCGGACCGCTGTCTGTCGTTTACCATCCGGTCTACTTGGGGCCACTTCAAGCGGGTCGGCCGAAGCGTGACGAAGCAAACCTATCGTATCCCGCCGCGGACCACCGTCGCCGGGTTGCTCGCGGCGATCGTCGGTGCTGACCGAGATTCGTACTACGATATCTTCAGCGCGGACAACTCGGCGGTCGCGATTACACCACTGTCGAACCTTCGGACGGTCAATATCCCAACAACTGGCCTCGGAACAGACCCAAAGCAGGACGTCACGACGACGGCCGGACACTGGGCGTCGTACCAGTTGACCTATCAGGAAACGGACCGCGACCGCCAACTGCATGCGTATGAGGTGCTGGCCGACCCAAGCTATCGAATCGATGTCGCACTCGAGGATGAAGCGTTCTACAGTACTCTGCGTGAGCACTTGATAAATGGAACGGCCATCTATACCCCAAGCCTAGGTAAATCAGAATACCTCGCGACTATTGAAGACGTCAAAGCCGACCGTACACCGACCACACATGGTGTTGATGGGTCGCTCGATATTGATTCAGTCGTCCCGATTTCGCTGTCGGACGCAGTCCCACAGGGAGGGGTGACGTATGGGACGGAGCGGTCACCTGCAATTATGGAAGCAGACGGCGATGGCCGGCGGACGACGCGCTTCGACGATTACGTCTACGCACAACAAGGTCCCAAGCCGGTTCGCGTCCGCGAGGATACAGATATTGTGCCGGTCGAGATCGGTGAGAGAACCGTCGTGTTCCGGTAG
- the cas7b gene encoding type I-B CRISPR-associated protein Cas7/Csh2, translated as MTTLNRSEILFVYDARDCNPNGNPIGDNRPRRDPDTGHGIITDVRLKRYLRDQLQDDGFGIYVKKLNGESRTRTALVKDVLDGVDDADDLEEINDVGDEFLNTATDVRYFGATLSFEKSDNKADEEFRTALNSVFPNNYQGPVQFLPAKSLNVVEENEEYDSLTSVISTGEENRQGGFDLDDKRIKYGIFPFWGLVDNNGAESTKLSETDVSRLDTLCWRALKNQTTSRSKLGQQPRLYVRVEYQEKDYHLGGLQELIELSDSSADSLRSINDVVIDVTALVDSLGHRADRIDTIHLVGDDRLTLEVGDETIRGDELGMHLEGQGHNVHEIDVIEERDLAA; from the coding sequence ATGACGACACTCAACCGCTCCGAAATCCTGTTCGTGTACGACGCCCGTGACTGCAACCCCAACGGGAACCCAATCGGCGATAACCGGCCACGCCGCGACCCTGATACCGGCCACGGAATCATCACCGACGTCCGGTTGAAGCGATACCTCCGAGATCAGCTTCAGGACGATGGCTTCGGCATTTATGTCAAGAAGCTCAACGGCGAATCTCGAACGCGAACTGCACTCGTCAAAGATGTTCTTGACGGCGTCGATGATGCCGACGACCTCGAAGAAATCAACGACGTCGGGGATGAATTCCTCAACACGGCAACTGACGTCCGGTATTTCGGAGCCACGCTGAGCTTCGAGAAAAGCGACAACAAGGCAGATGAGGAATTCCGAACAGCACTCAACAGTGTCTTCCCAAACAATTACCAGGGGCCTGTCCAATTCCTTCCCGCGAAATCACTGAACGTCGTCGAGGAGAACGAAGAGTATGATTCTCTGACAAGCGTCATCAGTACGGGTGAGGAGAACCGCCAGGGTGGATTCGACCTCGACGACAAGCGAATCAAATACGGCATCTTCCCGTTCTGGGGACTCGTCGACAACAATGGAGCCGAGTCGACGAAGCTGTCTGAAACAGACGTCAGTCGACTCGATACCCTCTGTTGGCGTGCACTGAAGAATCAGACAACCTCGCGTTCGAAACTCGGCCAACAACCGCGACTATACGTTCGTGTCGAGTATCAAGAAAAGGACTACCATCTCGGCGGCCTACAGGAACTCATCGAGCTCTCTGACTCGAGTGCCGACTCACTTCGCTCGATTAACGATGTCGTCATCGACGTAACTGCTCTCGTTGATTCGCTGGGCCATCGGGCAGACCGCATCGATACCATCCACCTCGTTGGCGATGACCGCCTAACGCTTGAGGTCGGCGACGAAACCATCCGCGGTGATGAACTCGGAATGCATCTCGAAGGACAGGGCCACAACGTGCACGAAATCGACGTGATTGAAGAGCGCGATCTCGCGGCATAA
- the cas8b gene encoding type I-B CRISPR-associated protein Cas8b/Csh1 yields MSGVTRQDFADAIEQYWHDRPPASLEDVMALYGVLAVAESGGELYGTASKLDPFIDDGRLVWVDIDLTGETPVVSDPKVDTLRKEHVSKLAYSHKSSGRGAKYSLTQIGSKNGNDATGVASTVLGRVRSWTTQDSVLSVTDSEDGHPDGWVIERLAAVFEKDSQTLAELKEKVEALLPADESIPTAFTVRLRIDAADLEKTESGVTGEQWFWPAGLPVLNEAMKRYATENAANKNLDSGSSEGRGVCVVTGTEGRVVGTPESPLGVFSVKHPDAQPGLRRDQSWRNYPVSPDVAMLFSKGQDLIEKCVLRSGGVETYALPYFAGELTAAKAELLYGAIQSLDSESEYSSGTSAPMARVTYKLRESDTEAVRELAETELRFYTITLPISDDKNVIAEEPAAATYWVSELADSLEQTVHGPTLDPAVGGFKRFDNWPLLDFSDNRDQARKSAFYCITGQEFTNATFAYRGDDEGDDFRRVVDARLIAGTPLDASMLLDEYMRRYDDASEDGEIPPHQIVVQQLVQLEALSRAGLLDGLDVVIEPTDTTMSTHTTLDTSDLPSIREYRLESFLDRPLFEDSARSAAALSGVLVGQVSWHQENQREIGRPLDSTTKGDQLNKNSLENALTSALEKAKVYALDSDFDSDRDLLFPETVDRLLEATEEMPSAWDIEKRELQFCYVLGHAHGRRSMPVAFDLYEGSTDEEPDAQTAE; encoded by the coding sequence ATGAGCGGGGTCACTCGCCAGGATTTTGCTGACGCGATTGAGCAGTACTGGCATGACCGGCCGCCAGCAAGTCTGGAAGACGTGATGGCACTGTACGGTGTCCTTGCTGTGGCCGAGAGTGGTGGGGAACTGTATGGGACCGCAAGCAAACTCGACCCTTTCATCGATGACGGTCGGCTTGTGTGGGTCGATATCGACCTCACAGGTGAGACCCCCGTCGTCAGTGACCCAAAGGTCGACACGCTCCGCAAAGAGCACGTCTCGAAGCTGGCATACTCACACAAGTCTTCCGGGAGAGGTGCGAAGTACAGCCTGACACAGATTGGGTCAAAGAACGGGAACGACGCGACGGGCGTCGCCAGCACCGTCCTCGGTCGAGTCCGTTCGTGGACCACCCAAGACAGTGTGTTGAGCGTCACCGACAGTGAGGATGGCCATCCAGATGGATGGGTAATCGAACGGCTCGCGGCCGTTTTCGAGAAAGACAGCCAGACGCTTGCAGAACTGAAAGAGAAGGTCGAAGCCCTCCTTCCGGCAGATGAATCGATTCCGACGGCGTTCACAGTGCGGCTCCGAATCGATGCAGCCGACCTCGAGAAGACAGAGAGTGGTGTGACAGGAGAGCAGTGGTTCTGGCCAGCGGGGCTACCAGTCCTCAACGAGGCGATGAAGCGGTACGCAACAGAGAACGCCGCGAACAAGAACCTAGACTCGGGATCATCCGAAGGTCGAGGCGTCTGCGTCGTTACGGGAACCGAAGGACGTGTCGTCGGTACCCCAGAGAGTCCTCTCGGCGTTTTTTCGGTCAAACATCCCGATGCACAACCGGGGCTCCGTCGCGATCAATCTTGGCGGAATTACCCAGTGAGTCCGGATGTCGCGATGTTATTCAGCAAGGGACAGGACCTCATCGAGAAGTGTGTTCTTCGGAGTGGTGGGGTCGAAACCTACGCGTTGCCATACTTCGCTGGAGAACTCACTGCAGCAAAGGCCGAGTTGCTCTATGGAGCGATTCAGTCGCTCGATAGTGAAAGTGAGTACAGCAGCGGTACGAGCGCGCCCATGGCCCGCGTGACGTACAAGCTCCGCGAGTCAGATACGGAGGCGGTCAGGGAGTTGGCCGAGACTGAACTACGCTTCTACACGATCACACTCCCGATTAGTGATGACAAAAACGTCATCGCAGAAGAGCCTGCTGCGGCGACCTACTGGGTGTCCGAACTCGCGGATTCTCTCGAACAGACGGTTCATGGACCAACGCTCGACCCGGCTGTGGGTGGGTTCAAGCGTTTCGACAACTGGCCCCTCCTCGACTTCAGTGACAACCGAGACCAGGCACGGAAATCTGCGTTCTACTGCATCACAGGGCAGGAGTTCACCAATGCAACGTTTGCATATCGTGGTGATGACGAAGGAGACGATTTCCGCAGGGTCGTCGACGCCCGATTAATCGCAGGGACCCCACTTGATGCATCGATGCTGCTTGATGAGTATATGCGGCGATACGATGATGCGAGCGAAGATGGTGAGATACCACCGCACCAGATCGTCGTCCAGCAGTTAGTCCAACTAGAAGCACTCTCACGAGCAGGATTACTTGACGGCCTTGATGTTGTAATCGAACCAACTGATACGACAATGAGTACACACACAACCCTCGACACGTCTGACCTCCCGTCCATCCGGGAGTACCGACTGGAATCGTTCCTTGACCGACCCCTCTTCGAGGATTCAGCGCGTAGTGCAGCAGCGCTATCTGGAGTCTTGGTTGGGCAGGTGAGTTGGCATCAAGAGAATCAACGGGAGATTGGTCGCCCACTAGACTCAACCACCAAGGGTGACCAACTGAATAAAAACAGCCTTGAAAACGCATTGACAAGTGCGCTTGAGAAGGCGAAAGTCTACGCGCTTGACTCGGATTTCGACTCAGACCGAGACCTGTTATTCCCGGAGACAGTCGACCGACTGCTTGAGGCGACCGAGGAGATGCCCTCTGCGTGGGATATCGAGAAACGGGAACTCCAGTTCTGTTACGTACTCGGTCACGCACATGGCCGTCGCTCGATGCCGGTCGCGTTCGACCTGTATGAGGGTAGCACGGACGAGGAACCCGACGCACAGACTGCTGAGTAA
- a CDS encoding CRISPR-associated endoribonuclease Cas6: MRIELSLDAIADAAYDTSAHHKLRGRIWKALEDVDEYAAAHDTNRGVGFAFSNIYPWGDIETGDQRYLRIASPQRSVLDDLVRHFGRDRTFDVGQMRFEIDEISGHAPDVGEPGATGVIDTATGVFCALDRRLAEEHGLDTTKIDEGDSETKLFWRPKHGLDPLQETIRRSLQRTHEQHGDDYYTGPAEVDEPLFESVEPIKDDVTYAIHFQPATAVDRTVILSKWRYGYRVRDETHRYHLNLALDAGIGQRREHGFGFVNLINQQPPRAETS, translated from the coding sequence GTGCGAATCGAACTTTCGCTTGATGCGATTGCAGATGCGGCCTACGATACTTCCGCTCATCACAAGCTTCGCGGTCGAATCTGGAAAGCCCTTGAGGATGTAGATGAGTATGCTGCTGCCCACGATACCAACCGCGGTGTCGGGTTCGCATTCTCGAACATCTATCCGTGGGGCGATATCGAAACCGGTGACCAGCGGTACCTCCGCATCGCGTCTCCTCAACGTTCGGTGTTAGACGACCTCGTCCGGCATTTCGGTCGCGACCGCACGTTCGACGTCGGACAAATGCGCTTCGAGATTGATGAAATCTCTGGGCATGCACCCGATGTTGGCGAGCCCGGCGCGACCGGTGTCATCGATACCGCGACGGGCGTATTCTGTGCGCTCGATCGACGTCTCGCCGAAGAGCATGGGCTGGACACGACAAAGATCGATGAGGGTGATTCGGAGACGAAGCTGTTCTGGCGTCCAAAACATGGGCTAGACCCACTTCAGGAAACGATTCGTCGATCGCTCCAACGGACCCATGAACAGCACGGTGATGATTACTACACCGGCCCGGCCGAGGTTGACGAACCGTTGTTCGAATCAGTCGAGCCCATCAAAGACGACGTCACATACGCGATTCACTTCCAACCGGCAACAGCTGTCGACCGTACTGTGATACTCTCGAAGTGGCGGTATGGCTACCGGGTTCGGGACGAGACGCATCGGTATCACCTCAACCTTGCATTGGATGCCGGAATTGGCCAACGCCGTGAACACGGCTTTGGATTCGTGAACCTCATCAATCAACAGCCACCACGAGCTGAGACATCATGA
- a CDS encoding antitoxin VapB family protein, whose protein sequence is MGTKTISLDDEAYERLKAHKREGESFSAVVKRLAGERSWREVAGIWEGETDDLEEAIAEGRERSRERRERLHDELSE, encoded by the coding sequence ATGGGCACGAAAACGATCTCGCTCGACGACGAAGCCTACGAGCGGCTGAAAGCGCACAAGCGCGAGGGGGAGAGTTTCAGTGCCGTCGTCAAGCGGCTCGCGGGCGAGCGGTCGTGGCGTGAAGTCGCCGGCATCTGGGAGGGTGAGACAGACGATCTCGAAGAGGCAATCGCAGAGGGTCGCGAGCGGTCACGGGAGCGTCGTGAGCGACTCCATGACGAGTTGTCCGAATGA